The genomic window ACCGGGGGCGCAACCTGTGGCTGTGACCATGGTGACCATAGGTTCACTAACCCAGTAGCTCCCAATGAGTTGAACTGAACCGTGAACATCTGAGCACCCCCATGTACTCTTTCCGAAGTTTTCAACATTCTGATGGCGCTCTATAGATTTCTTGACAGATGACAGAGAGCTGCAGAGGGTATACCTATTATAGTTTTGCTCTACATTGTACCAACCTTTcttttataaaatgctagagtggaCAATatcccatgaggagtgacacaagtgaataacttatataggcacctagggactataaaagacaaccacatgggccaatcagtggttcacagcagcttaggaacaacaagagtgaaggggtaactttaagcatcagacacatgaaatcATTGAAATGAGATGCTTATATGCACTCTGCTCTTAGCTGCTCTTAtaggatggtgcgccgttgtcagttacgtctccgactactccatctggtaggctattccaaacgtgaactgcagtgtggatgaaggtccggCTAGTAGATATGATTCTAGAAACTCGGGtgctgtgagagcatggcaaggcagggacaagctggagcgggtaaCTCTTCTGACCAGGGAGTTGGACCACCCTTGCATCAGTGAGGATGTCAGCTGTGTTGTGgtgtggcctaaatccaaactgtctatatgaaatcagttggtttccaaggaggtacttctgaagttggttctgtacaacaTTTAACAGCCTCTATGATCTTGCTGATGgtgcagagcagagagatgggaCGGTACATAGATGGATTAGACTTCGAATCTCTCTTGAGAATGAggatgacagatgcagtcttccaATGGCTTGGGAAAATTCCCTTGGAGAAGCGAAGCTCAAACAGCAAGCTGAGTGGTCTTGTAAGTTCTGCACTACACTTCTTCGGGACTCTTGCAGggatttcatcaggaccagtagctttatctggttgcagattcctgAGAAGCTTCTTTTAAGATGTTAAAACATCTTTGACCTTGAATGCTATCTTTTCCATTGAGCACCTTGATGGTCATCAGATTGGAGCGCAAGAGACCAGTCTGCAGATGGGAGAAAAGAGACCAGAAAGAGACCAGTTTGCAGATACCTACCATTCCCCAGTAGTCATCCTCGTTGTACTGCCACACTTTGCGCTTGTAGGGTTTATCTCTGTACAGCAGCATGTTCAGTTTAAAATGAACTGGACCGTGGTCTGAAGTACCTAGTCTTGCATGTACTGTGCAGGTGGCATCAAGATCAGTGATGACTAAGTCAAGAATCTGGTCTTCCCGGGTAGGTCCTTTGACAAATTGTGTTAGACCAAGAGCATTACACATCTCACGTGTGTGAGGTCCAGTAGCATCTGTTGTACGGCTGCCAAGCCATTCTTCGTGGTGGACATTGAAGTCGCCAAGAAGAACTACTGATTGTGCATTGCATTCAGAGAGGTTTGCACATTGTGGTGGAATTCAGATAGCTGATGATATCACTGTTAGCACGAGGTGGTCTATAGACAGCAGCAAAGAGTATTTTCTGTGACTTCAATGTCACTGAGAACCACATCAGCTCCAAGTCCCCTGAATCAAGAGCTGTCACGCGCGATACCCTCCAGGCAATAGATGGCGATCCCTCCCCTGTTGGATGTAGGTCTGTCTCAACGACAGCTGAGGCAGTATCCTGGTATATTTAAGCAGTCAGCACCATCATTCACAGTAACATCCAAGAAGGTTTCCACGATGACAATAATGGATGGCTTTAGTTCATGGCACAGATTGGACAGCTCACCTTTGTTTGCACGTAGTCCTCTGATGTTCACTTTTAGTAAAGTCAGGTCCGTTTCACGTAGTCGTTGGGCAAGCATGGGTCGTTTCCGTTTTGATCCGTCCATTCGAGGCTTCTGTAACTTACTTGTAGCGAGAAAAGTTGAACAAGTGGGCGGTGGGGTGTGCACTATACATAACCTAAACTGAAAGCATCAGTGAGATTCAGAACAGTTCGGGTATCCAGATGGCAGACGATCCTCCAGATGGCAGACGATACCTCTCGATCAAGGATGTGGGTGATCAGTGCTTTAGGTTACACCATCACTTTCTCTATACTTCTTTAAAAGAGAATAGGCTATTATGCTACCAGATTCTCCTTAGTAAAAAGCTGTAAAAAGGCATTAaagatgaaaagaaaagaaaagaaaaaaagaagaaagaaaagaaaagaaaagtaaagtaaagtaaagtaatgtaaagtaaagtaaagtaaagtaaagtaaagtaaagtaaagtaaagtaaagtaaagtaaagaaaagaaaagaaaagaaaagaaaagaaaagaaaagaaaagaaaagaaaagaaaagaaaagaaaagaaaagaaaagaaaagaaaagaaaagaaaagaaaagaaaagaaaagaaaagaaaaaagagaagagaagagaagagaagagaagaaagaagagaagagaagagaagagaagagaagagaagagaagagaagagaagagaagagaagagaagagaaaaatggaaagaaaagcaaaaaaagacaaaagaaaagaaagacaTAAAAGACAGTTAAATGTAGTCCTTTTGAGTATAAATAATTAGATAAGAATCTGCATTCATTCAATATTTGTTATTTCAGggtgttttaaaattattgaaaCACTGCATGCAATCTGATTATGGCCATGtcgtccataggggtgtatggatttcaaccggaatagcccaatttagattaaaggagtgtttcgtgatcctagcgtcctctttttaagacatttttcagtacataaaaacaaaaaaagcctattcccaaaatttcagttgattccgattttgcgtttgcgagttatgcatgattggggcatgattatgtgtattacactgctccatagataatgcgttgtaatttcgttctggtgcaccagaacgaaattcaaatttcacgatatctttgcaaaacgaattaatctgcaagaaatattttgtacataaacattatgtagccagaggtttccagtgacataaaaatctcaacttttttttttttttgtggggggatgaggctgtggatcacgaaatgcccctttaaaaatgCCATCAGCttgtaaatattcaaagaaagaaagacaggagTTTATTTTGTCACAGATTAAAATTGGGATTTATTATATTACTGCGCCCTGCCTTACAAATGTATGCCTCTGATTGACATTGAAATCAAGATTGCCTTTAAAAATTGACGATTGGGAGTACATCAAAGGACCAACGTGACCAACGGAGTGACACGCATTAACGACATTAATGCAGCGCTGAATTCCAAGTTTCTTTTGCTTTaattacctcagttgttcggctcagaattaaaaggggacatatctgacaataaaaCTTTGAGCTAATATTTTGTGGAAAAGGAACTCAAatttctatttttatggaaatgttacaatatgctaATGTTTGGCTTGTTGTATAAAGGGTAGATGTTCACATTACTTGAAACTTGATGGgtgtcaggtcaaggtcatccgaaGTCAACTAATAAAGATTGTCATATTGTCGtccaggtcatctgaggtcaactgaaCATATAGATTTAGATTGTTGGACTGCATGTCATGAAATATGGGGGATTTACCATTGAACGCCAAAAAATTTCAAGGTCAAGGtcgagtcatctgaggtcaactgaatATTGGATTGTACATGTGGATTGTACATGGACGATGTGACCATCATTTAGCACCAAAAAtgttcaaggtcatctgaggtaaactGAGTAGTATAGATTGTGGGATTTTCACTTGGTACGTGATCACACATTCACACCATAGCGAAGCGAATATTTTCTGTGGTCACCTGAATAGATTGATTGTCTGAAACTATACAGGTGCATGTAATCTCCATTTATTTCAGTATTTTCAGTTGAGTGTAAAACAACAGCCAAGTAATTCACATCGTTTGTAAGTTAAAGTTATAGTCTACTTTAAGAGTAATGGATGTACAGCGTGGACATTGTTGGAGATGTGAAAAGCGTATAGATGGCAGTCCTGTCTACTGCAAGTACTGTTGGATTGCAGTCTACTGCTCACAAGTATGCAGTGTTTCTGATGTCTTCAGACATAGTGTACCAGAATGTGAAGAGTGGGGACATAAAGTATGCAGTAACTCACAATGTGAACAAATTGGACCGGCAAGAATTTTTCGTGAGGTAAGGAACATAAAACAACATTGAGGTGTgcaaatttgacttcattcatacgcGCAGTTCATACTGAcgtatatggcaagccaaggggtccaaaagcgtggaactgctacgcgtggcttctttctcgttacgagcagctgtttgaccaatcaaaattgtcaaatttaatcacgtggttgggtcgttagctgcgcgtagtatagtgctaggtatcctctttcacaattattatcttgtaattaatttacggaattagcatagataacgagcgggtaaggaggccaaatcacagcacgtgtcaagagaacatagttgctaaaatgacacaaagcatatttatttagtgtttccaagtttacaccgtgtttaatagcaattaactttatactcgggctgtattagcggtgcaggggatatgaaggtcaaacaacaactactactgatgtaaagcgctgtgtaaagatattgcagggaaagcgatatcacatgccactgtgtaaatatggagagagtaaaatgggtcatcatttttttcgaatgtttgggggggtcctaaatttacaaaaagtaggcgtcaataaaattgcggccctcactatttcggtatcaaaatgttatgaccccgactcccaccaccgatacaccttaccccctagacaggctaaaattgtattgaaatcagtctttttgaatacaataaacacactatctgtagtcatcttatgactccctacattttgtcgttatcaatttatgaccccctcccccttatttttctttccaaaaaagtatgaccccctatatttgggatccccttccgaagaaaatgatagccccctatagaacaatcatcattctgttcagatattactttaatagcacctataccattttttgctgatatactacagatattttcatttacaaaattaacaacgtaatatttgtgagagaggatgtttacatcagctcaaCGTGTTTAAAACcatgaatctgattggttaataagctgcacgtaacgagaaagaagctacgcgtagcagttccacgcttttggaccccttggcttgccatagacgtaGGCCTACAGATTGTAATTGAATGctagtttggcgcggatggcccagctatggccgacttaatcctgacttgagggggtactacacccctgccaaaatttgtgccagggccctatttttgcattttcttaaaaattatagggcattgccATTgcggacaagtaagatatgtatattataggggcaaggactacaactacacgcactataaattttatttcagcacagacaacagctagttgtggggttacagtcaaaaatgaggaaaaccaatatttgatcaataaatcaataactacttgctttgagttgctgaattttcagtacagtagttgtagtccttgctcctataatatacatatcttacttgtcaccaatgtgctataatttttgagtacttgaatgcaaaaataggcataaaattggccaggggtgtagtaccccttaaaatggACATTTTGTACCGGCGTCACGACAGTTCATGCAACACGCCTAACTTTCACAATACAagaaaaagtatcattttgaaagtaaagtcatgataatatatgtaggcctaggtgtccttaatctaccaaaatattgttgtttgtttgcaaccataatatttgaatcattcattcatttcatttcattctgcTGCGAACCAGGCGACTataaagtttctccatgtactacgatttgaagccaaagtggtaatgACATAAAAAATGGTCAACACATAAGACAAGttggatgttctttgccttcccgGTCTTCTTTTCACCATGTACTGgtgtgtagagagcatatcttctgcatggttcatcatCTTCCTGCATTCTCAGGATATGCCCCAGGAATCGTGGTTGTCGTgatttgacagagttgataagaggcacagtgttggtgatggtacagttcctttcattactaacatggtcagtgcgcttgatgttcagcattattctGTAACATGATGtgccaaaagcgttgatcttattttccatgtaagtacatatcacccaggactcacagccatagagcaatgctgtaacacaagtggtgtgaacaatcttttgttgcaacagtgattgttggacttctccacagatgctccagcTTTGGAAATAGGCTACATTGATTTTAAGCAGCATGATAACtttgtttttagtcaaaatgAAAAGCATGAGCACTGAATTTCAAGTGCTTCGCTGTGACCAGATCAGGTGTTAGTCTTTGACATCGGCGCGGTAGTAAACTCCAATTTTCCCATTGCTTTATCCGAGTGGTTTGGCTCAAAACTAAAAGGGGACATATATACTGACCTAAAAGCTAACATTGTATGGAGAGAAATGCtacttttttatggaaatattacaatatggcttttaaGTTCAAGGTTTAAAACACAAATAGATTATAGAATAGGCCCTATATATTGTTTTCATAGTGAATACAAATGAAATTCTGACAGATTTATGTCtctttttgcactttttgcagtgTTCTGGATGTGTTGGTACTTGGTACTGTGGTACATCCTGCCAACGGAAAGATCGGCAAAATCATAAAAGCTGTTGTAGAATTCGGACAGAACAAGTCCGACGAGCCGCCACACACCACATACGTGGTACCATAGAGATCGAGTATGGAGCACCATTGCCAAATCCTTATTATTTCGGAAATGCAATTGCAATAGATATGCTTAATTTACCGAATAATGAATACAACGAGACGGAAGAGTTTGctggtgatataggcctacacccaGCGCTGATCAAAGACTActcaatagacctttttccctctatcccacaatgcactattccaggggggtatgacgtagttcatcaacctcatagatcgtgtgcatccgatggtctttgacaggccgttgcaattattttgtcttaatatgggcatactgattccatatatgcggattatcgtaaagaccatcgatgttactaattatgcaattattgaatacacgagtgctgcagttacggagcgatgcagaacatctgtgtaagagattttgtgttcgttttattttcaactccgaaaaaaagtgaaacggacgccggtaaaataccactgcgtgtcccgtcatcagtttttcaccattaggtctataaaatgtatacaaagttaggtttcaataacgggAACCtttttgggtgaatacaccatgtccataaggcatagaaatgtggTTTTTTTGCGCCCGAAAGGTATCAGTGatcgtggcgccattatcatcattatcggggattccttttttgtgatgaaggcaccagtcgaaatgtccgtattccagactgtaatgaacataactctgtactcccccggggagatgatgtattttgcgacactcatacccccctggaatagtgcatgatgggaaagagggaaaaaggtctatactttCAGCTGGGTGCGGAAATCTGAGAAATTTCATCCATACAGTTACTTCTTTAccaactgaatttcaaaaaaaacttCATACAACTTTGAACGACTTTGACCCATTTGTGCAGGCACGGAATGTCCTTTTCCTGTTCATGATGATCGCATTTGCAAATAAACGTGGGGCAATTGTGACCACAATATGGTATTCACTACATCTGTCAAAGGATCATTATGAATTCCTTTCAGAGTGTCTGCAAAAGCTTAGCCGAATGACTTCCAAATGTTTGAGTCAAGTAACTCAGGGCATCATTGATATTTCGGCGGGAGATTTAAACCTGATCAAGAAGGTGTGGGGAAAATGGCTCTCAATTGAATGCTGTCGTCAAAACCCAAACTACATCAATCTGCAACAGCAACGTCAGAAATTGGTAGGAACTAGAAATAATATGACTCCTCTACTAGATGAATACAAGAAAGAGCTTAACGCCGAAGATGCCGAGAACTTTGAAGAATGGCTAAGAGACGGGATTTTCCTTGCTACATCCGAAGCTAGGAGGAAATATTTAGAATATTGAAACCCTACACTTACCGGGTATGTGTTCTTTCAATATTCAGATGGACATGTCGCGGGAGCCATTGATCTTAAAACAGATATACGGGCACGCGTAGCTTATGACATCGTCTTCAAACA from Amphiura filiformis chromosome 5, Afil_fr2py, whole genome shotgun sequence includes these protein-coding regions:
- the LOC140152180 gene encoding LOW QUALITY PROTEIN: uncharacterized protein (The sequence of the model RefSeq protein was modified relative to this genomic sequence to represent the inferred CDS: deleted 1 base in 1 codon; substituted 1 base at 1 genomic stop codon); amino-acid sequence: MDVQRGHCWRCEKRIDGSPVYCKYCWIAVYCSQVCSVSDVFRHSVPECEEWGHKVCSNSQCEQIGPARIFRECSGCVGTWYCGTSCQRKDRQNHKSCCRIRTEQVRRAATHHIRGTIEIEYGAPLPNPYYFGNAIAIDMLNLPNNEYNETEEFAGDIGLHPALIKDYSIDLFPSIPQCTIPGGYDVVHQPHRSCASDGKEGKRSILSAGCGNLRNFIHTVTSLPTEFQKKLHTTLNDFDPFVQARNVLFLFMMIAFANKRGAIVTTIWYSLHLSKDHYEFLSECLQKLSRMTSKCLSQVTQGIIDISAGDLNLIKKVWGKWLSIECCRQNPNYINLQQQRQKLVGTRNNMTPLLDEYKKELNAEDAENFEEWLRDGIFLATSEARRKYLEYXNPTLTGYVFFQYSDGHVAGAIDLKTDIRARVAYDIVFKHPEQVDFVYCVPPDLHPFGTWDDLLVLVQKFAKRASLIDMYHSYISNQVQEAIMRLTNTNQSVCLSESNVEMSTKSVPQPHYDRIFTSNIADYIGTQRLLAAFKFHWNWYLVIGTANFHNPLTTADLIARVNNGSARNIMQRAHLDIGKLVPNHQQLVTRFVTGTYQEYMNNIGDFVTFLKADFLACNPHNPIPTFQDVKNSSGAGLRMRDFRQGLDQVVPFQYRRNVRQVNMLRGQMAQVWWNGIYHDNRIKKAYRKCNLSDNTLQNNVILVPISLTSKINIINTAQEISPPLNISS